The proteins below are encoded in one region of Paracoccus sp. N5:
- a CDS encoding SURF1 family protein, whose protein sequence is MTLRRLALLTGALAIFLGFCALGVWQVQRLAWKTDLIARVETRLAAAPVPAPGPAGWAGLSPADEYRRVSARGRYAEGADTLVKAVTSRGPGFWVMTPLTTPEGWTLLVNRGFVPEDKRAEADRILPHGPVSVSGLLRLSQPGGAFLRSNRPEAGRWYSRDTAAIAETLGLGEVAPYFIDADARADARLPIGGLTVVSFRNSHLGYALTWFALAALWALWLGWLWRRGPAPRDDQR, encoded by the coding sequence GTGACGCTGCGCCGGCTGGCGCTGCTGACCGGGGCGCTGGCGATTTTCCTGGGCTTCTGCGCGCTCGGGGTCTGGCAGGTCCAGCGCCTGGCCTGGAAGACCGACCTGATCGCGCGGGTCGAGACGCGGCTGGCCGCCGCCCCCGTCCCTGCCCCCGGCCCCGCCGGTTGGGCGGGGCTCTCCCCGGCCGACGAATATCGCCGCGTCTCGGCCCGGGGCCGCTATGCCGAGGGGGCCGACACGCTGGTCAAGGCGGTGACCTCGCGCGGCCCGGGCTTCTGGGTGATGACGCCGCTGACCACGCCCGAGGGCTGGACCCTGCTCGTCAACCGCGGCTTCGTCCCCGAGGACAAGCGCGCCGAGGCCGACCGCATCCTGCCGCATGGCCCGGTCAGCGTCAGCGGGCTCTTGCGCCTCAGCCAGCCCGGCGGGGCGTTCCTGCGCAGCAACCGGCCCGAGGCCGGACGCTGGTATTCCCGCGACACCGCCGCCATTGCCGAGACGCTGGGTCTGGGCGAGGTCGCGCCCTATTTCATCGACGCCGATGCCCGCGCCGACGCGCGCCTGCCCATCGGCGGGCTGACCGTGGTCAGCTTTCGCAACAGCCATCTCGGCTATGCGCTGACTTGGTTTGCGCTCGCCGCGCTTTGGGCGCTGTGGCTGGGCTGGCTGTGGCGCCGGGGGCCGGCGCCGCGCGACGATCAGCGGTAA
- the ugpA gene encoding sn-glycerol-3-phosphate ABC transporter permease UgpA: MRRTVFPHKLLPWLLVAPQLAITLIFFYWPAAQAFRQSMLKEDAFGLKTSFVGLANFRKVLADPAYLNALQVTVIFSALVAFLAMAIALFLAVQAEKVVRGKGFYRTLMIWPYAVAPAIAGMLWLFMFNPSFGTLAWPLRQMGIRWNPLLNADHAMILVVAAATWKQISYNFLFFVAGLQAIPRSLLEAAAIDGASRRHAFWTIVFPLLAPTTFFLLVVNTVYALFDTFGIIHAVTGGGPGKATETLVYKVYNDGFVNLIMGDSAAQSVILMVIVIALTAFQFRFIERRVHYG, translated from the coding sequence ATGAGACGCACGGTCTTTCCGCACAAGCTGTTGCCCTGGCTGCTGGTGGCGCCGCAGCTGGCGATCACGCTGATCTTCTTCTACTGGCCGGCCGCGCAGGCCTTTCGCCAGTCGATGCTGAAGGAGGATGCCTTCGGCCTGAAGACCAGCTTCGTGGGCCTGGCGAATTTCCGCAAGGTGCTGGCCGATCCGGCCTATCTGAACGCGCTTCAGGTCACGGTGATCTTCTCGGCGCTGGTGGCGTTCCTGGCCATGGCGATCGCGCTGTTCCTGGCGGTGCAGGCCGAGAAGGTGGTGCGCGGCAAGGGCTTCTATCGCACGCTGATGATCTGGCCCTATGCGGTCGCGCCGGCCATCGCCGGCATGCTGTGGCTGTTCATGTTCAACCCCAGCTTCGGCACGCTGGCCTGGCCGCTGCGGCAGATGGGCATCCGCTGGAATCCGCTGTTGAACGCCGACCACGCCATGATCCTGGTGGTGGCCGCGGCGACATGGAAACAGATAAGCTATAATTTCCTGTTTTTTGTCGCAGGCTTGCAGGCGATTCCTCGATCTCTTCTAGAGGCGGCGGCCATCGACGGCGCCTCGCGCCGGCATGCCTTCTGGACCATCGTCTTTCCGCTGCTGGCGCCGACGACGTTTTTCCTGCTGGTCGTCAACACCGTCTATGCGCTGTTCGACACCTTCGGCATCATCCATGCGGTGACCGGCGGCGGCCCCGGCAAGGCCACGGAAACGCTGGTCTACAAGGTCTATAACGACGGTTTCGTGAACCTGATCATGGGCGATTCCGCCGCGCAATCGGTGATCCTGATGGTGATCGTGATCGCGCTGACCGCCTTCCAGTTCCGGTTCATCGAGCGGAGGGTGCATTATGGCTGA
- the cyoB gene encoding cytochrome o ubiquinol oxidase subunit I, with protein sequence MATFSNETTLLFGRLNWDAVPKEPIVWATFVAVAIGGIALVAVLTKYRLWGYLWNEWFTSVDHKKIGIMYVVLALIMFVRGFADAVMMRLQQVWAFGGSEGYLNSHHYDQIFTAHGVIMIFFVAMPFITGLMNYVVPLQIGARDVSFPFLNNFSFWMTVGGAIITMVSLFVGEYAQTGWLAFPPLSGIGYSPWVGVDYYIWGLQVAGVGTTLSGINLLVTILKMRAPGMTMMRMPIFTWTSFCANILIVASFPVLTMTLILLTLDRYVGTNFFTNDLGGNPMMYINLIWIWGHPEVYILILPLFGVFSEVTSTFSGKRLFGYSSMVYATVCITVLSYLVWLHHFFTMGSGASVNSFFGITTMIISIPTGAKLFNWLFTMYRGRIRYELPMMWTVAFMLTFVVGGMTGVLLAVPPADFVLHNSLFLIAHFHNVIIGGVLFGLFAAINFWWPKAFGFKLDVFWGKVSFWFWVVGFWVAFMPLYVLGLMGVTRRLRVFDDPDLRIWFAIAAFGAVLIACGIAAMFVQFGVSILRRNRADYRDVTGDPWDGRTLEWATSSPPPDYNFAFNPISHGLDSWWAMKEAGVPRPTSGFMDIHMPKGTGTGVILAALSTICGLALVWYIWWLAAVSFLGIIAVSIAHTFNYNRDYYIPVSEVQATEDARTRQLAQGA encoded by the coding sequence ATGGCTACGTTTTCCAACGAGACCACCTTGCTTTTCGGCCGCCTGAACTGGGACGCCGTCCCGAAGGAGCCCATCGTCTGGGCCACCTTCGTCGCCGTCGCCATCGGCGGCATCGCACTTGTGGCGGTGCTGACGAAATACCGGCTCTGGGGCTATCTCTGGAACGAGTGGTTCACCTCGGTCGACCACAAGAAGATCGGCATCATGTATGTGGTGCTGGCGCTGATCATGTTCGTGCGCGGCTTTGCCGATGCGGTGATGATGCGGCTGCAGCAGGTCTGGGCCTTCGGCGGCTCCGAGGGCTATCTCAACAGCCACCACTACGACCAGATCTTCACGGCGCATGGCGTCATCATGATCTTCTTCGTGGCCATGCCCTTCATCACCGGGCTGATGAACTATGTCGTGCCCTTGCAGATCGGCGCGCGCGACGTGTCCTTTCCGTTCCTGAACAACTTCTCGTTCTGGATGACGGTGGGCGGGGCGATCATCACCATGGTCTCGCTGTTCGTCGGCGAATACGCCCAGACCGGCTGGCTGGCATTCCCGCCGCTGTCGGGCATCGGCTACAGCCCCTGGGTCGGGGTGGATTACTATATCTGGGGTTTGCAGGTGGCGGGCGTCGGCACCACGCTGTCGGGCATCAACCTGCTGGTCACCATCCTGAAGATGCGGGCGCCGGGCATGACCATGATGCGCATGCCGATCTTCACCTGGACCTCGTTCTGCGCCAACATCCTGATCGTCGCCTCGTTCCCGGTGCTGACCATGACGCTGATCCTGCTGACGCTGGACCGCTATGTCGGCACCAATTTCTTCACCAACGACCTTGGCGGCAATCCGATGATGTATATCAACCTCATCTGGATCTGGGGCCACCCCGAGGTCTATATCCTGATCCTGCCGCTGTTCGGCGTGTTTTCCGAGGTCACCTCGACCTTCTCGGGCAAGCGGCTGTTCGGCTATAGCTCGATGGTCTATGCCACGGTCTGCATCACGGTGCTGTCCTATCTGGTCTGGCTGCACCACTTCTTCACCATGGGCTCGGGCGCCTCCGTGAACTCGTTCTTCGGGATCACCACGATGATCATCTCGATCCCGACCGGGGCCAAGCTCTTCAACTGGCTCTTCACCATGTATCGCGGCCGCATCCGCTATGAGCTGCCGATGATGTGGACGGTGGCCTTCATGCTGACCTTCGTGGTGGGCGGCATGACGGGCGTGCTGCTGGCGGTGCCGCCGGCCGATTTCGTGCTGCACAACTCGCTGTTCCTGATCGCGCATTTCCACAACGTCATCATCGGCGGCGTGCTGTTCGGCCTGTTCGCGGCGATCAACTTCTGGTGGCCCAAGGCCTTCGGCTTCAAGCTGGACGTGTTCTGGGGCAAGGTCTCGTTCTGGTTCTGGGTCGTCGGCTTCTGGGTCGCCTTCATGCCGCTCTATGTGCTGGGGCTGATGGGCGTGACGCGCCGGCTGCGGGTCTTCGACGATCCCGACCTGCGGATCTGGTTCGCCATCGCCGCCTTCGGCGCGGTGCTGATCGCCTGCGGCATCGCGGCCATGTTCGTGCAGTTCGGCGTCTCGATCCTGCGCCGCAACCGCGCCGACTACCGCGACGTGACGGGCGATCCCTGGGACGGCCGCACGCTGGAATGGGCGACCTCGTCCCCGCCGCCGGACTACAATTTCGCCTTCAACCCGATCTCGCATGGGCTGGACAGCTGGTGGGCGATGAAAGAGGCCGGCGTGCCGCGCCCGACCTCGGGCTTCATGGACATCCACATGCCCAAGGGCACCGGCACCGGGGTGATCCTGGCCGCGCTGTCGACGATCTGCGGCCTGGCGCTGGTCTGGTACATCTGGTGGCTGGCGGCCGTCAGCTTCCTCGGCATCATCGCGGTCTCGATCGCGCATACCTTCAACTACAACCGCGACTATTACATCCCGGTCTCCGAGGTTCAGGCGACCGAGGATGCCCGGACGCGCCAGCTTGCGCAGGGGGCCTGA
- the ugpE gene encoding sn-glycerol-3-phosphate ABC transporter permease UgpE, translating to MAEASPLAPRGAGRMVAHFWMILGVIVVAFPVYYVFIASTHSTQTILRPPLPLLPGPEAAANYQDAFTGGISKIGGVSLWRLLANTTIVAMGIALGKIAISMASAYAIVFFRFPLRMACFWLIFITLMLPVEVRIQPTYKVMVDLGLIDTYPGLILPLIASATATLLFRQFFMTIPDELLEAARVDGAGPWRFFKDILWPLSLTNVAAIFVIQFIYGWTQYLWPLLVTNSNEMNTIVIALKKMISFADADTPWNLVMVTSVLAILPPILVVVLMQRWFVKGLVETEK from the coding sequence ATGGCTGAAGCCTCGCCCCTGGCCCCGCGCGGCGCCGGCCGCATGGTGGCGCATTTCTGGATGATCCTCGGTGTGATCGTCGTGGCCTTTCCGGTCTATTACGTCTTCATCGCCTCGACCCACAGCACCCAGACCATCCTGCGCCCGCCGCTGCCGCTGCTGCCCGGACCCGAGGCGGCGGCGAACTACCAGGACGCCTTCACCGGCGGCATCAGCAAGATCGGCGGCGTCAGCCTGTGGCGGCTTCTGGCCAATACCACCATCGTCGCCATGGGCATTGCGCTCGGGAAGATCGCGATCTCGATGGCCTCGGCCTATGCCATCGTCTTCTTCCGCTTTCCGCTGCGCATGGCCTGTTTCTGGCTGATCTTCATCACCCTGATGCTGCCGGTCGAGGTCCGCATCCAGCCCACCTACAAGGTCATGGTCGACCTGGGGCTGATCGACACGTATCCGGGGCTGATCCTGCCCTTGATCGCCTCGGCCACGGCGACGCTGCTGTTCCGGCAGTTCTTCATGACCATACCGGACGAGCTCTTGGAGGCGGCGCGGGTCGATGGCGCCGGGCCTTGGCGGTTCTTCAAGGACATCCTGTGGCCTCTGTCGCTGACCAATGTCGCGGCGATCTTCGTGATCCAGTTCATCTATGGCTGGACGCAATACCTGTGGCCGCTGCTGGTCACCAATTCCAACGAGATGAACACCATCGTCATCGCGCTGAAGAAGATGATCTCCTTTGCCGATGCCGATACGCCCTGGAACCTCGTGATGGTGACCTCGGTGCTGGCGATCCTGCCGCCGATCCTGGTCGTCGTGCTGATGCAGCGCTGGTTCGTCAAGGGCCTGGTCGAGACGGAGAAATAG
- the cyoD gene encoding cytochrome o ubiquinol oxidase subunit IV encodes MSAHSHHDHDHGSFGSYMKGFVLSVILTAIPFAIAMSGGFESRGVTALVIIAFAVVQILVHMVYFLHMTGNQEEGWTLMSTIFTIVIVVILLAGSIWVMYHMNTNMMPQMDHEAMQGFGS; translated from the coding sequence ATGTCCGCCCATTCTCATCACGACCACGACCATGGCAGCTTCGGCTCCTACATGAAGGGCTTCGTGCTGTCGGTGATCCTGACGGCCATCCCCTTCGCCATCGCCATGTCCGGCGGTTTCGAAAGCCGGGGCGTGACGGCCCTGGTCATCATTGCCTTCGCGGTGGTGCAGATCCTGGTCCACATGGTCTATTTCCTGCACATGACCGGCAACCAGGAAGAAGGCTGGACGCTGATGTCCACCATCTTCACCATCGTCATCGTGGTGATCCTGCTCGCCGGCTCGATCTGGGTCATGTATCACATGAACACCAACATGATGCCGCAGATGGACCACGAGGCGATGCAGGGCTTCGGCTCGTGA
- the cyoC gene encoding cytochrome o ubiquinol oxidase subunit III, translating to MSSTTTDTMGQYWELEPHHHPEGASTSLGFWVYLMSDCLMFAVLFAVFGVLGTSFAAGPGPKDLFDLELVAVNTAMLLLSSITFGFAMLAMARGDKGGTLRWLIVTLLFGLCFLGIELYEFAHLLHEGAGPQRSGFLSAFFTLVGTHGLHVTFGSIWLITLMVQIMQKGLIPANRRRMACLSMFWHFLDVIWIGVFTFVYLLGMI from the coding sequence ATGAGCAGCACGACGACCGACACCATGGGCCAGTATTGGGAGCTCGAGCCCCATCACCACCCCGAGGGCGCCTCGACCAGCCTGGGCTTCTGGGTCTATCTGATGAGCGACTGCCTGATGTTCGCGGTGCTCTTCGCGGTCTTCGGCGTGCTGGGCACCAGCTTCGCCGCCGGGCCGGGGCCCAAGGACCTGTTCGACCTGGAACTGGTCGCGGTCAACACCGCGATGCTGCTTCTGTCCTCGATCACCTTCGGCTTCGCCATGCTCGCCATGGCCAGGGGCGACAAGGGCGGCACGCTGCGCTGGCTCATCGTGACGCTGCTCTTCGGCCTGTGCTTCCTGGGGATCGAGCTTTACGAATTCGCGCATCTGCTGCACGAGGGCGCGGGTCCGCAACGCTCGGGATTCCTGTCGGCCTTCTTCACGCTGGTCGGCACGCACGGGCTGCACGTCACCTTCGGCTCGATCTGGCTCATCACGCTGATGGTGCAGATCATGCAGAAGGGGCTGATCCCGGCGAACCGGCGCCGCATGGCCTGCCTGTCGATGTTCTGGCACTTCCTCGACGTCATCTGGATCGGCGTCTTCACCTTCGTCTATCTGCTGGGGATGATCTGA
- a CDS encoding sn-glycerol-3-phosphate import ATP-binding protein UgpC — MAGIILTDVRKSYAGNQVIHGISARIADGEFVVIVGPSGCGKSTLLRMVAGLEAITSGTIEIGGKVVNDLEPRARDIAMVFQNYALYPHMSVRENMAYGLKIARMSRSEIESRVARAAEMLELQPYLDRKPRALSGGQRQRVAMGRALVREPAALLLDEPLSNLDAKLRVQMRLQIKEMHLRTGQTTLYVTHDQVEAMTLADRLIVMNKGVAEQIATPLEVYERPASEFVAGFIGSPAMNILSVDSEAGTVTLPGGTRLPLSGLPRAGALRLGIRPEHLRLAQPGEAAIPVVLRSVERLGADAFGYGLVEDTDLAMVLRLPGTSPAARGDRIGVVPDMAHLHFFDPETGRRIEA, encoded by the coding sequence ATGGCCGGCATCATCCTTACCGACGTTCGCAAGAGCTATGCGGGCAACCAGGTCATCCACGGCATCAGCGCGCGGATCGCCGACGGCGAATTCGTGGTCATCGTCGGGCCCTCGGGCTGCGGCAAGTCCACGCTGCTGCGCATGGTCGCGGGGCTCGAGGCGATCACCTCGGGGACCATCGAGATCGGCGGCAAGGTGGTCAACGACCTGGAGCCGCGCGCCCGCGACATTGCCATGGTGTTCCAGAACTATGCGCTCTACCCGCATATGTCGGTGCGCGAGAACATGGCCTACGGCCTCAAGATCGCCAGGATGTCCAGGTCCGAGATCGAATCCCGCGTCGCGAGGGCCGCCGAGATGCTGGAGCTTCAGCCCTATCTGGACCGCAAGCCGCGCGCGCTGTCGGGCGGCCAGCGCCAGCGCGTCGCCATGGGTCGCGCCCTGGTGCGCGAGCCGGCGGCGCTGCTGCTGGACGAGCCGCTGTCGAACCTGGACGCCAAGCTGCGGGTGCAGATGCGCTTGCAGATCAAGGAGATGCACCTGCGCACCGGCCAGACCACGCTTTACGTCACCCATGACCAGGTCGAGGCGATGACGCTGGCCGACCGGCTGATCGTGATGAACAAGGGCGTGGCCGAGCAGATCGCCACGCCGCTCGAGGTCTATGAACGCCCGGCCAGCGAATTCGTCGCCGGCTTCATCGGTTCGCCGGCCATGAACATCCTGTCCGTCGATTCCGAGGCCGGCACGGTCACGCTGCCCGGCGGCACCCGGCTGCCGCTCTCGGGCCTGCCGCGCGCCGGCGCCCTGCGGCTGGGGATCCGGCCCGAGCATCTGCGGCTGGCGCAGCCCGGCGAGGCGGCGATCCCGGTGGTGCTACGCTCGGTCGAGCGGCTGGGCGCCGATGCCTTCGGCTATGGCCTGGTCGAGGACACGGACCTGGCCATGGTCCTGCGCCTGCCCGGCACCAGCCCGGCCGCGCGCGGCGACCGCATCGGCGTGGTGCCGGACATGGCGCATCTGCATTTCTTCGATCCCGAGACCGGCCGCCGCATCGAGGCGTGA